The Aggregicoccus sp. 17bor-14 genome window below encodes:
- a CDS encoding ABC transporter substrate binding protein, with amino-acid sequence MGSWRHQARDGGCCGAWLRALACLLLVGAAGSARAAGGVLVVRSQDLPPYAAVDQAFTQSIGQSVTHLTLGGAKNELARALAERPTLVLALGQEAASRVAALRPAAPVLCALVPFPAKIDGRLLPVPMFASPQRQAQALRQAVPSARRVGLVYVPGNSRALADAYARAAETAGLVPVRHEVAGLKDFAGAVRTLVGRVDALWLVPDPSLINAETFKFLVQTSFESKLPLLAYSQAMVKAGALIAMEAGYADMGKRAGATGRRLLGGDAGATPEHPEAALYVNRRSARLLGVDLPDAVRAQAAQVFE; translated from the coding sequence GTGGGTTCGTGGAGGCACCAGGCGAGGGACGGAGGGTGCTGCGGCGCCTGGCTGCGGGCACTCGCGTGCCTGCTGCTGGTGGGCGCTGCGGGCTCGGCCCGGGCGGCCGGAGGGGTGCTGGTGGTGCGCTCGCAGGACCTCCCCCCCTACGCCGCGGTGGACCAGGCCTTCACCCAGAGCATCGGCCAGAGCGTGACCCACCTCACGCTGGGCGGCGCGAAGAACGAGCTCGCGCGCGCGCTCGCCGAGCGCCCCACGCTGGTGCTCGCGCTGGGCCAGGAGGCGGCGAGCCGGGTGGCCGCGCTGCGGCCGGCGGCGCCCGTGCTCTGCGCGCTGGTGCCCTTCCCGGCGAAGATCGACGGGCGGCTGCTCCCGGTACCCATGTTCGCCTCGCCCCAGCGCCAGGCGCAGGCGCTGCGCCAGGCGGTGCCCTCGGCGCGGCGGGTGGGGCTGGTGTACGTGCCGGGCAACAGCCGCGCCCTGGCGGACGCGTACGCGCGCGCCGCCGAGACCGCGGGGCTGGTGCCGGTGCGCCACGAGGTGGCGGGGCTCAAGGACTTCGCCGGCGCGGTGCGCACGCTGGTGGGGCGCGTGGACGCGCTCTGGCTGGTGCCCGACCCCAGCCTCATCAACGCCGAGACCTTCAAGTTCCTCGTGCAGACCTCCTTCGAGTCGAAGCTGCCGCTGCTCGCCTACAGCCAGGCGATGGTGAAGGCGGGGGCGCTGATCGCGATGGAGGCCGGGTACGCGGACATGGGCAAGCGCGCGGGGGCCACCGGCCGGCGGCTGCTGGGCGGCGATGCCGGCGCCACGCCCGAGCACCCCGAGGCCGCGCTCTACGTGAACCGCCGCAGCGCGCGGCTGCTGGGCGTGGACCTGCCGGACGCGGTGCGCGCCCAGGCCGCCCAGGTCTTCGAGTAG
- a CDS encoding PTS sugar transporter subunit IIA: MRIAEFLSPEAVVASLSARSKQDVLRELSAALARAHPSLQEERLGTVLREREKLGSTGIGEGVAIPHGKLPGMDRLLATFGVSREGVDFESIDGKPTHLFFALVAPENSAGVHLKALARISRLFKNPRFRSSILGAKSAQEIYALILQEDAGP; this comes from the coding sequence TTGAGAATCGCCGAGTTCCTCAGCCCCGAAGCGGTCGTTGCGAGTCTCTCCGCGCGCAGCAAGCAGGACGTCCTGCGCGAGCTGAGCGCGGCGCTGGCGCGGGCCCACCCCTCGCTCCAGGAGGAGCGGCTGGGCACGGTGCTGCGCGAGCGCGAGAAGCTGGGCTCCACCGGCATCGGCGAGGGCGTGGCCATCCCCCACGGGAAGCTGCCCGGGATGGACCGGCTCCTGGCCACCTTCGGCGTCAGCCGCGAGGGCGTGGACTTCGAGTCCATCGACGGCAAGCCCACGCACCTCTTCTTCGCGCTGGTGGCCCCGGAGAACAGCGCCGGCGTGCACCTCAAGGCGCTCGCGCGCATCTCGCGCCTCTTCAAGAACCCGCGCTTCCGCAGCTCCATCCTCGGGGCGAAGAGCGCCCAGGAGATCTACGCGCTGATCCTCCAGGAGGACGCGGGACCCTGA
- the dtd gene encoding D-aminoacyl-tRNA deacylase translates to MRAVVQRVKEASVTVEGERVSAQGPGLLVLLGVGRGDGSADVAWMVEKLATLRIFEDAAGKMNLSLEDTHRALIVVSQFTLYADARKGRRPSFTDAEEPERARALYEQVCAGLRARGLSVGTGRFAADMQVALVNDGPVTLLLDSPPPARPPA, encoded by the coding sequence ATGAGGGCGGTGGTGCAGCGGGTGAAGGAGGCGAGCGTGACGGTGGAGGGCGAGCGCGTGAGCGCGCAGGGCCCGGGCCTGCTCGTGCTGCTGGGCGTGGGCAGGGGCGATGGCAGCGCGGACGTGGCGTGGATGGTGGAGAAGCTCGCCACGCTGCGCATCTTCGAGGACGCCGCGGGCAAGATGAACCTCTCGCTCGAGGACACCCACCGCGCGCTCATCGTGGTGAGCCAGTTCACGCTCTATGCGGATGCGCGCAAGGGGCGCCGCCCCAGCTTCACGGACGCGGAGGAGCCGGAGCGGGCGCGTGCCCTCTACGAGCAGGTGTGCGCGGGGCTGCGCGCGCGCGGCCTCAGCGTGGGCACGGGCCGCTTCGCCGCGGACATGCAGGTGGCGCTGGTGAACGACGGTCCCGTCACCCTGCTGCTGGACAGCCCGCCCCCTGCCCGCCCCCCTGCCTGA
- the dacB gene encoding D-alanyl-D-alanine carboxypeptidase/D-alanyl-D-alanine-endopeptidase, with protein MRVLRPRLTLPATALGVALALGSAHAAPAPAPIAAATASPSAASKAAEREALKATLLQVLERQPLKQSHVSIHLQSLDDGSVVFSQNADDLLNPASNVKLVTAAAALVTLGPEYRFDTEFLVEPELSGGRAKTLYVRGKGDPSMTTERLYGVVGELVHAGLREVGDIVLDDTWFDAERTAPGYDQEDTDRAYMAPTGALSLNANTVGIYLRPAEAPGQKASVEVEPASEFFLVEGGLATGSRRARRISVSSEAAGDKQKLVVRGVLPADKSGAVSVWKKVDNPPMYFGYTLKSLLAQRGVKVKGKVKLGGVSANARLLHVSQSETFDLVLKRLNKHSSNFVAETLVKTMGAEVHGAPGSFMKGIDVVEGFLERDVGIPRGSYVMKNGSGLNDTNRFSSSQLDRILRHMWVRFPLAPEYLSSLGIAGKDGTLKYRFEGSDAVGRLRAKTGTLANVSALSGYVQAAGGERFTFSMMVNDFPGRTGAVVQGLDALGAAVAAAGSASGPQRAVAQLTPGAGDVSPLAQVKGHIVTYLAMSKQRDPRNLGFLRTAWRSEKDPAVRAVVAEALYQSSSSDYQGVRALLDSFSAGDEVYGRLRAVARELNVEVPGVGSVMELAAGGNAEALTRAVELSRAANKDAQAQGELATSLAEVARTAPHELLGTLKGAAEADRTAAVALLAQGLVRSDDADHPFWRALRQSQGAQDAELATFARNLDGSLSQAVAQAKAPAAGGSTVTVSATAGAVPVLTPDLKGFLNALPQTTAVDRPGG; from the coding sequence GTGCGAGTGCTGCGCCCCCGCCTGACCCTCCCCGCCACCGCCCTCGGAGTTGCCCTCGCGCTGGGCAGCGCCCACGCCGCCCCGGCCCCCGCGCCCATCGCCGCGGCGACCGCCTCCCCGTCGGCCGCGTCGAAGGCCGCCGAGCGCGAGGCGCTCAAGGCCACGCTGCTGCAGGTGCTCGAGCGCCAGCCGCTGAAGCAGAGCCACGTGAGCATCCACCTGCAGAGCCTGGATGACGGCAGCGTGGTGTTCAGCCAGAACGCGGACGACCTGCTCAACCCCGCCTCCAACGTGAAGCTGGTCACGGCCGCCGCGGCCCTGGTGACGCTGGGGCCCGAGTACCGCTTCGACACCGAGTTCCTCGTGGAGCCGGAGCTCTCCGGCGGCCGCGCGAAGACGCTCTACGTGCGCGGCAAGGGCGACCCCTCCATGACCACCGAGCGCCTCTACGGCGTGGTGGGAGAGTTGGTGCACGCGGGCCTGCGCGAGGTGGGGGACATCGTGCTGGACGACACCTGGTTCGACGCCGAGCGCACCGCGCCCGGCTACGACCAGGAGGACACCGACCGCGCGTACATGGCGCCCACCGGCGCGCTCAGCCTCAACGCGAACACCGTGGGCATCTACCTGCGCCCCGCCGAGGCCCCCGGCCAGAAGGCCTCCGTGGAGGTGGAGCCCGCGAGCGAGTTCTTCCTCGTGGAGGGCGGCCTCGCCACCGGCAGCCGCCGCGCGCGCCGCATCAGCGTGAGCAGCGAGGCGGCCGGCGACAAGCAGAAGCTGGTGGTGCGCGGCGTGCTGCCCGCGGACAAGAGCGGCGCGGTGAGCGTGTGGAAGAAGGTGGACAACCCGCCCATGTACTTCGGCTACACGCTCAAGAGCCTGCTCGCGCAGCGCGGCGTGAAGGTGAAGGGCAAGGTGAAGCTCGGCGGAGTGAGCGCGAACGCGCGCCTGCTGCACGTGAGCCAGAGCGAGACCTTCGACCTCGTGCTCAAGCGCCTCAACAAGCACTCCTCCAACTTCGTCGCCGAGACGCTGGTGAAGACCATGGGCGCCGAGGTCCACGGCGCGCCGGGCAGCTTCATGAAGGGCATCGACGTGGTCGAGGGCTTCCTCGAGCGCGACGTGGGCATCCCGCGCGGCAGCTACGTGATGAAGAACGGCAGCGGCCTCAACGACACCAACCGCTTCAGCAGCAGCCAGCTGGACCGCATCCTGCGCCACATGTGGGTGCGCTTCCCGCTCGCCCCCGAGTACCTGAGCTCGCTGGGCATCGCGGGCAAGGACGGCACGCTCAAGTACCGCTTCGAGGGCTCGGACGCGGTGGGCCGGCTGCGCGCCAAGACGGGCACGCTCGCCAACGTGTCCGCGCTCAGCGGCTACGTGCAGGCGGCCGGCGGCGAGCGCTTCACCTTCTCCATGATGGTGAACGACTTCCCGGGCCGCACCGGCGCCGTGGTGCAGGGGCTGGACGCGCTGGGCGCGGCGGTGGCCGCGGCGGGCAGCGCCAGCGGGCCGCAGCGCGCCGTGGCGCAGCTCACCCCGGGTGCGGGCGACGTGAGCCCGCTCGCGCAGGTGAAGGGCCACATCGTCACCTACCTCGCGATGAGCAAGCAGCGCGACCCGCGCAACCTGGGCTTCCTGCGCACCGCGTGGCGCAGCGAGAAGGACCCCGCCGTGCGCGCCGTCGTCGCCGAGGCGCTCTACCAGTCCAGCTCGAGCGACTACCAGGGCGTGCGCGCGCTGCTGGACAGCTTCAGCGCGGGCGACGAGGTGTACGGGCGGCTGCGCGCGGTCGCCCGCGAGCTCAACGTCGAGGTGCCCGGCGTGGGCAGCGTGATGGAGCTCGCGGCGGGCGGCAACGCCGAGGCGCTCACCCGCGCGGTGGAGCTCTCGCGCGCGGCGAACAAGGACGCGCAGGCGCAGGGCGAGCTCGCCACCAGCCTCGCCGAGGTGGCCCGCACGGCGCCCCACGAGCTGCTGGGCACGCTCAAGGGCGCCGCCGAGGCGGACCGCACCGCGGCCGTGGCGCTGCTCGCCCAGGGCCTGGTGCGCAGCGACGACGCGGACCACCCCTTCTGGCGCGCGCTGCGCCAGAGCCAGGGCGCCCAGGACGCGGAGCTCGCCACCTTCGCGCGCAACCTGGACGGCTCGCTCTCGCAGGCCGTGGCCCAGGCGAAGGCGCCCGCGGCAGGAGGCTCTACCGTCACGGTGAGCGCCACGGCCGGCGCGGTGCCGGTGCTCACCCCGGACCTCAAGGGCTTCCTCAACGCGCTGCCGCAGACCACCGCGGTGGACCGTCCGGGCGGGTAG
- a CDS encoding DUF488 family protein: MYAVGHSTRSAEELIALLEAHGVRTLADIRTVPRSRTNPQFNLQPFARTLAAHDLGHLHLAELGGLRRPQPGSPNGAWRNRSFQGYADHMLTEEFARGLERLRELAQHGPVAVMCAEALRWRCHRSLLADALWARGVVVGHIESLTRVREHVPTAFARIRGLRVTYPATAIEQEAPVRRSSSSGRSMLPHARRRTRSAGRVAH, translated from the coding sequence GTGTATGCCGTAGGGCACTCCACCCGCAGCGCGGAGGAGCTCATCGCGCTGCTCGAGGCGCACGGGGTGCGCACGCTCGCCGACATCCGCACGGTGCCGCGCTCGCGCACCAACCCCCAGTTCAACCTGCAGCCCTTCGCGCGCACGCTCGCGGCGCACGACCTGGGGCACCTGCACCTCGCGGAGCTCGGAGGCCTGCGCCGCCCGCAGCCGGGCTCTCCCAACGGCGCGTGGCGCAACCGCAGCTTCCAGGGCTACGCGGACCACATGCTCACGGAGGAGTTCGCCCGCGGGCTCGAGCGCCTGCGCGAGCTCGCCCAGCACGGGCCGGTGGCCGTGATGTGCGCCGAGGCGCTGCGCTGGCGCTGCCACCGCTCGCTGCTCGCCGACGCGCTGTGGGCGCGCGGGGTGGTGGTGGGGCACATCGAGAGCCTCACGCGCGTGCGCGAGCACGTGCCCACGGCGTTCGCCCGCATCCGCGGACTGCGCGTCACCTACCCCGCGACGGCCATCGAGCAGGAGGCCCCGGTGCGGCGCTCGTCCAGCAGCGGCCGCAGCATGCTGCCCCATGCGAGGCGCCGGACGCGCAGCGCCGGGCGAGTGGCGCATTGA
- a CDS encoding MFS transporter, with protein MPSSSPSAPRSVYLSPRVWLMFALGFSSGLPLYLTRTTLTAWLTTMGLSLKTIGYFSLVGTAYTLKFLWAPLMDRYVPPFLGRRRGWMLVTQVLLAVGLLVMASINPQATPGLMAAVAVAVAFFAASQDISIDAFRTDSLTEEERSMGIATFNVGYRVGMVVAMSLALIIAAKASWRVSYSVMAAFMLVGVVATFLAREPLALRPPRNLVQAVVLPFREFMSRGWAALVAIAFILIFRVGDAVAAAMNTPYVLRLGFTLIQVGTIQKGVGMACAIGGAVLGGMLVSRLGVRRSLLLFGSAQAATNLLYIALGTRGTDAVFLGFAVGADNFAGGLGSAAITVFITALCNKNFSATQYALLSSLSAVPLQLLGGFSGVLVEWLGWPAFFTATALAMAPALLLLLLLPPDLGAPKPDPELAPELPEADDTGTAAAPRLGETGTARR; from the coding sequence ATGCCCTCCTCGTCCCCGTCCGCTCCGCGCTCCGTCTACCTCAGCCCGCGCGTGTGGCTCATGTTCGCGCTCGGCTTCTCCTCCGGGCTGCCGCTGTACCTGACGCGCACCACGCTGACGGCGTGGCTGACGACCATGGGGCTGAGCCTCAAGACCATTGGCTACTTCTCGCTGGTGGGCACCGCCTACACGCTCAAGTTCCTCTGGGCGCCGCTGATGGACCGCTACGTCCCTCCCTTCCTGGGACGGCGGCGTGGCTGGATGCTCGTCACCCAGGTGCTGCTCGCGGTGGGGCTGCTGGTGATGGCGTCCATCAACCCGCAGGCCACGCCCGGCCTGATGGCGGCCGTCGCCGTGGCGGTGGCCTTCTTCGCTGCGAGCCAGGACATCTCCATCGACGCCTTCCGCACCGACTCCCTCACGGAGGAGGAGCGTTCGATGGGCATCGCCACCTTCAACGTGGGCTACCGCGTGGGCATGGTGGTGGCGATGTCGCTCGCGCTGATCATCGCGGCCAAGGCCAGCTGGCGCGTCAGCTACAGTGTGATGGCCGCCTTCATGCTCGTGGGCGTGGTGGCCACCTTCCTCGCGCGCGAGCCGCTCGCGCTGCGCCCGCCGCGCAATCTGGTGCAGGCGGTGGTGCTGCCCTTCCGCGAGTTCATGTCGCGCGGCTGGGCTGCGCTGGTCGCCATCGCCTTCATCCTCATCTTCCGGGTGGGCGACGCGGTGGCAGCGGCGATGAATACGCCCTACGTGCTGCGGCTGGGCTTCACCCTCATCCAGGTAGGCACCATCCAGAAGGGCGTAGGCATGGCCTGCGCCATCGGCGGCGCGGTGCTGGGCGGCATGCTGGTGAGCCGCCTGGGCGTGCGGCGCAGCCTGCTGCTCTTCGGCTCGGCGCAGGCGGCCACCAACCTGCTCTACATCGCGCTGGGCACGCGCGGAACGGACGCCGTCTTCCTCGGCTTCGCCGTGGGCGCGGACAACTTCGCGGGCGGCCTGGGCAGCGCGGCCATCACCGTGTTCATCACGGCGCTGTGCAACAAGAACTTCTCCGCGACCCAGTACGCGCTGCTCTCCAGCCTCTCCGCGGTGCCGCTGCAGCTGCTGGGCGGCTTCTCCGGCGTGCTCGTGGAGTGGCTGGGCTGGCCCGCCTTCTTCACCGCCACCGCGCTCGCCATGGCGCCCGCGCTGCTGCTGCTCCTGCTGCTGCCGCCGGACCTGGGCGCGCCGAAGCCGGACCCGGAGCTCGCCCCCGAGCTTCCCGAGGCGGACGACACCGGCACCGCCGCGGCCCCGCGCCTGGGCGAGACCGGCACCGCGCGCCGCTAG
- a CDS encoding single-stranded DNA-binding protein, whose product MAGGVNKVILIGNLGADPEVRFTPGGQAVANFRIATSESWQDKNGQKQERTEWHRIVVWGKLAELCGEYLKKGRQCYIEGRLQTREWTDKENKKNYTTEVVANTVQFLGSRDGAGAEGGGGFSRGPRTGGGGGGGASRGGGDDYGAPPPGMDDHNQGGHGGGDDDIPF is encoded by the coding sequence ATGGCTGGAGGCGTGAACAAGGTCATCCTCATCGGCAATCTCGGCGCGGACCCGGAGGTGCGCTTCACCCCAGGCGGGCAGGCGGTCGCGAACTTCCGCATCGCCACGAGCGAGAGCTGGCAGGACAAGAATGGCCAGAAGCAGGAGCGGACCGAGTGGCACCGCATCGTCGTCTGGGGAAAGCTCGCGGAGCTCTGCGGCGAGTACCTGAAGAAGGGGCGGCAGTGCTACATCGAGGGCCGCCTGCAGACGCGCGAGTGGACGGACAAGGAGAACAAGAAGAACTACACCACCGAGGTGGTGGCCAACACCGTCCAGTTCCTCGGCAGCCGTGACGGCGCGGGCGCAGAGGGTGGCGGTGGCTTCAGCCGCGGCCCGCGCACGGGCGGCGGTGGCGGCGGCGGGGCCTCTCGCGGCGGCGGGGACGACTACGGCGCGCCGCCCCCCGGCATGGACGACCACAACCAGGGCGGCCACGGCGGCGGGGACGACGACATCCCGTTCTAG
- a CDS encoding succinate dehydrogenase, whose protein sequence is MSTPSTPAASAVPQKNSLLTSRLGSFLSVVPLGVWTVVHLWNNLAAFQGASAWQRSVTEYKHPFAQVLTWLVVLLPLLMHTGWGIQRLFSFRPNNGSYNNYGNTKYILQRLSAVGLLAFLCAHIYLAFLHPRLGGGAPEAFSDIAGEMHHHTPTLIVYLLGTLAVSYHLANGIQGFCMSWGILATERSMRRFEPVALGFFALLLAMSWGAVYALYRAGEAFGG, encoded by the coding sequence ATGAGCACCCCGAGCACCCCTGCCGCCTCCGCCGTCCCGCAGAAGAACTCGCTCCTCACCTCCCGCCTGGGCAGCTTCCTCTCGGTGGTGCCGCTGGGCGTGTGGACGGTGGTGCACCTGTGGAACAACCTCGCCGCCTTCCAGGGCGCGAGCGCGTGGCAGCGCTCGGTGACCGAGTACAAGCACCCCTTCGCCCAGGTGCTCACCTGGCTCGTGGTGCTGCTGCCCCTGCTCATGCACACCGGCTGGGGCATCCAGCGCCTCTTCAGCTTCCGCCCCAACAACGGCAGCTACAACAACTACGGCAACACCAAGTACATCCTGCAGCGCCTGAGCGCAGTGGGCCTGCTCGCGTTCCTCTGCGCGCACATCTACCTGGCCTTCCTCCACCCGCGCCTGGGCGGCGGCGCCCCCGAGGCCTTCAGCGACATCGCGGGCGAGATGCACCACCACACCCCTACGCTCATCGTCTACCTGCTGGGCACCCTCGCCGTGAGCTACCACCTGGCCAATGGCATCCAGGGCTTCTGCATGAGCTGGGGCATCCTCGCCACCGAGCGCTCCATGCGCCGCTTCGAGCCGGTGGCGCTCGGCTTCTTCGCCCTCCTGCTCGCGATGAGCTGGGGCGCGGTCTACGCGCTGTACCGCGCGGGTGAGGCCTTCGGCGGGTAG
- a CDS encoding Hsp33 family molecular chaperone HslO produces MADELVSGLLKDVDLRVVLVTAGTLVRKARALHSAEPAAAALLAQGLTGAALLAALQKEKGRINLQLECDGPVRGMFADAEAGGTVRGYLKNPYVSFTGGEGRYHWRPVLGNSGFLSVLRDLGKGEYYRSSVELQAFDFPQDLERYFTTSEQVQTRLAIELLPSGSEPLGQVVGVLVQPLPDGDLEAFRELGAGLSERLVRAATEQAGEGGAAGLLRALFPRPDLEVMSRYPLDFECGCSRERVKRALLAMGRAELEDVLATDKKAEATCQFCTTQYVISEEEIRELVESATKP; encoded by the coding sequence ATGGCCGACGAACTCGTCAGTGGACTTCTCAAGGACGTGGACCTGCGCGTGGTGCTGGTCACCGCCGGGACCCTCGTGCGCAAGGCGCGCGCCCTGCACTCCGCGGAGCCCGCGGCCGCGGCGCTGCTCGCGCAGGGGCTCACGGGCGCCGCGCTGCTCGCGGCGCTGCAGAAGGAGAAGGGCCGCATCAACCTGCAGCTCGAGTGCGACGGGCCGGTGCGCGGCATGTTCGCGGACGCCGAGGCGGGCGGCACCGTGCGCGGCTACCTCAAGAACCCCTACGTGAGCTTCACCGGCGGCGAGGGCCGCTACCACTGGCGCCCGGTGCTCGGGAACAGCGGCTTCCTCTCCGTGCTGCGCGACCTGGGCAAGGGCGAGTACTACCGCTCGAGCGTGGAGCTGCAGGCCTTCGACTTCCCGCAGGACCTCGAGCGCTACTTCACCACGTCCGAGCAGGTGCAGACGCGCCTCGCCATCGAGCTGCTGCCTTCGGGCAGCGAGCCCCTGGGCCAGGTGGTGGGCGTGCTCGTGCAGCCGCTGCCGGACGGGGACCTGGAGGCCTTCCGCGAGCTGGGCGCCGGGCTCTCGGAGCGGCTGGTGCGCGCCGCGACCGAGCAGGCGGGCGAGGGCGGGGCGGCCGGCCTCCTGCGCGCGCTCTTCCCCCGGCCCGACCTCGAGGTGATGAGCCGCTACCCGCTCGACTTCGAGTGCGGCTGCAGCCGCGAGCGGGTGAAGCGCGCGCTGCTCGCCATGGGCCGCGCGGAGCTCGAGGACGTGCTCGCCACGGACAAGAAGGCCGAGGCCACCTGCCAGTTCTGCACGACGCAGTACGTCATCTCCGAGGAGGAGATCCGCGAGCTGGTGGAGAGCGCCACCAAGCCCTGA
- a CDS encoding amino acid dehydrogenase, translating into MNYFTHLLEGSFEALHFLSDKKTGLRALVGVHSTKLGPALGGTRALATYASEEDAVIDVLRLARGMTYKAALAGLPHGGGKAVIMLPKGSFDRAALFEAFGRGVESLGGRYITTEDSGTSPDDMEFVKRRTDSVVGLRGKSDDPSPVTAYGVVRGMEATAKHVFGTADLKGMRVTVLGVGHVGMPLVKELHQRGAKIFVSDINAAAAEHAVKTYGATALSAEQLLRQEADIFAPCALGGAINDSTLPLLRVKAVAGAANNQLLEPRHGQLLAERGIVYAPDYAINAGGLINVAQEVVGYDRDKAYARAEKIYDTIEMVLTRAKSSGQRPEQVADRIVEERLAA; encoded by the coding sequence ATGAACTACTTCACGCACCTGCTCGAGGGCAGCTTCGAGGCCCTCCACTTCCTGAGCGACAAGAAGACGGGCCTGCGCGCGCTGGTGGGCGTGCACTCCACGAAGCTGGGCCCTGCGCTCGGCGGCACCCGCGCGCTCGCCACCTACGCGTCCGAGGAGGACGCGGTGATCGACGTGCTGCGGCTCGCGCGCGGCATGACCTACAAGGCGGCGCTCGCGGGGCTGCCGCACGGCGGCGGCAAGGCCGTCATCATGCTGCCCAAGGGCAGCTTCGACCGCGCCGCGCTCTTCGAGGCCTTCGGCCGCGGGGTGGAGTCGCTCGGCGGGCGCTACATCACCACCGAGGACAGCGGCACCAGCCCGGACGACATGGAGTTCGTGAAGCGGCGCACCGACAGCGTGGTGGGCCTGCGCGGCAAGTCGGACGACCCCTCGCCCGTCACCGCCTACGGCGTGGTGCGCGGCATGGAGGCCACCGCGAAGCACGTGTTCGGCACCGCGGACCTCAAGGGGATGCGCGTGACGGTGCTCGGCGTGGGGCACGTGGGCATGCCGCTGGTGAAGGAGCTGCACCAGCGCGGCGCGAAGATCTTCGTGAGCGACATCAACGCGGCCGCCGCCGAGCACGCGGTGAAGACCTACGGCGCCACCGCGCTGAGCGCCGAGCAGCTGCTGCGCCAGGAGGCGGACATCTTCGCCCCCTGCGCGCTGGGCGGGGCGATCAACGACAGCACGCTGCCGCTGCTGCGGGTGAAGGCGGTGGCGGGCGCGGCGAACAACCAGCTGCTCGAGCCGCGCCACGGCCAGCTGCTCGCGGAGAGGGGCATCGTGTACGCGCCGGACTACGCCATCAACGCCGGCGGCCTCATCAACGTGGCCCAGGAGGTGGTGGGCTACGACCGCGACAAGGCGTACGCGCGCGCCGAGAAGATCTACGACACCATCGAGATGGTGCTCACCCGCGCCAAGTCGAGCGGCCAGCGCCCCGAGCAGGTGGCGGACCGCATCGTCGAGGAGCGGCTCGCGGCCTGA
- a CDS encoding phosphoribosyltransferase: protein MAIKRALTKGKTSGAKAPEQKASRKVSEKAGGREQAQRIVSVPADFVYAPQVEVPRQLTGRDQSRQKTSVQELTWADFDRHVQGLARSVQAVFKPQAVVGVAHGGVFVGGALSSALGCEFFPVRISRRSRDKAVRKQPRLAGEMPAELAGKRVLVVDDVASSGDTLELAVELARKVGAKETRTAVMVARPGGFAPDHHALSTQGLVVFPWDYEQVSEDARFDVDPDKAGA from the coding sequence GTGGCGATCAAGCGGGCATTGACGAAGGGCAAGACCTCCGGGGCCAAGGCTCCGGAGCAGAAGGCGTCCCGGAAGGTCTCCGAAAAGGCCGGTGGGCGCGAGCAGGCCCAGCGCATCGTCTCCGTGCCTGCGGACTTCGTCTACGCGCCCCAGGTGGAGGTGCCGCGCCAGCTCACCGGGCGCGACCAGAGCCGCCAGAAGACGAGCGTGCAGGAGCTGACCTGGGCGGACTTCGACCGCCACGTGCAGGGGCTCGCGCGCTCGGTGCAGGCGGTGTTCAAGCCGCAGGCGGTGGTGGGCGTCGCGCACGGCGGGGTGTTCGTGGGCGGCGCGCTCTCCAGCGCGCTGGGCTGCGAGTTCTTCCCCGTGCGCATCAGCCGCCGCAGCCGCGACAAGGCGGTGCGCAAGCAGCCGCGGCTCGCCGGCGAGATGCCCGCGGAGCTCGCCGGCAAGCGCGTGCTCGTGGTGGACGACGTGGCGAGCAGCGGCGACACGCTGGAGCTCGCGGTGGAGCTCGCGCGCAAGGTGGGCGCGAAGGAGACGCGCACCGCGGTGATGGTGGCGCGCCCCGGCGGCTTCGCCCCGGACCACCACGCGCTGAGCACCCAGGGGCTGGTGGTGTTCCCCTGGGACTACGAGCAGGTGAGTGAGGACGCCCGCTTCGACGTGGACCCGGACAAGGCGGGCGCCTGA